GGATAATGGCTGAGGTTCCTTCAGTAGTAGTTTTAGCTGATCAATTTGCAAAGATAGTTGACGGATTTAGTGTTGGTAGTAACGATTTAGCTCAACTTACGCTGGGTGTTGATAGAGATTCTGAATTATTAGCGAGAATGGGCTATTATGATGAAAGAGATCCTGCAGTGCTACAGTCTATAAAGAGGTTAATTAAAATAGCTCATAAATATAATAAAACTGTTTCAATTTGCGGTCAAGCTCCTAGTGTTTATCCAGAGGTAGTGGAATATTTAGTTAGGGCTGGGATTGATAGCATTAGTGTAAATCCAGATGCTGTAATTAACGTAAGAAGGCAAGTAGCGTCTATTGAGCAGAAAATAATGCTTGAAAAGTTAAATAAAAAATGATTTTATTATTTTTACTTTAATAAGTCATTCTTTTCCTATAACATTCTTTACATATTCTTCTTGCACCATCGAAATATTGTGTACAATCCTCACAAATTATTCTCCCGCAATATTCACATGAACCTATTGATAGATTACTCTTACAAATCATACAAAAGCTCATTTCACATACTTTGCATATTTTTTTATCAATTAGATAATCATCATGGCAAACATGTCTTTCACAAACGTTACATTTAAAAAATGAGATTTTCTCTTCACATATCTCGCATTTCAAGGAACTCCTTAAACCATCTATAGGCCTCTTCATCATCTTTAGCCTGAACTGGTGGATGTTTAAAATAAAATGCTGATACTTTTTCAAGAGGTCCACCTATCCTTCTATCTAAAGCTACCTTTACTGCTCTTATTACATCTACTAATACTGCTGCACAATTAGCTTTATCGTCAACTTCTAAAGACGCTTCTATTTTTACTGGTAAACCTGCAAATCCACTTCCTTTAACGTATATATACGCAACTTTTGTATTTCCTAAGAAAGGTACGTAGTCACTAGGACCTATTCTTATCTTCCCCTCATTTTTAATTTCTTCTCCATAATCTAACGTACTGGTTACCGCTTCAGTTTTACTTATTCGTTTAGATATTAACCTTTCTTCAGTTTTCATATTTAAGAAATCTGTATTCCCACCTACATTTAATTGGTAAGTTTCTTCTACACTTACACCTCTCATTCTAAAAAGTGAAGTAATTGCCCTATGAAATATAGTAGCTCCTAATTGGCTTTTTATATCATCTCCTGCTAATGGTAGATTCTTCTCTTTAAATTTTCTAGGAAATTCGCCAGTAGGGTCGCTTGCTATAAATACCGGTATTGCATTTATAAATGCCGTACCGCTTAATAGAGCTATGTTCGCATAAGTCCTAGTCGCTTTTTCACTTCCTACAGGTAATAGATTAACTAGTATTTCTGCTTTGCTACTCTTTAATTCATCTATTACATTTTCTATTGAACCATCATATATAGGGTTAAAAACATTCACCATATGGGGAGCTACTCCGTCAAGAACAGGTCCTGGACTTACCCTAATCCCTTTTTTTTGAATATCAACTATTTTAGGTGTTATATTAGGTGGTTCAAAAATGGCCTCAGAAATATCTTTTCCTATCTTATTCTTTGACACGTCGAAAGCTGCTACGATTTCGATATCAGTAATTTTATAGCCTCCTATTTCTGGCGTAATTAGCCCATCATAATAGTTATCCCCTTTTAGCTTATAATATTCTATTCCTTGAATTAGCATGGATGCACAATTTCCTAAACCTGCTATTGCTACTCTAATCATCAACTTTAAGTTAAATAACTAGGTAAAATATATTGTGATGAAGGAGATTGTTCTGACAGATGAGGAAGTGGAGCGACACTGAGGTGATAAATATGTTAAAGAGATTATATGTGAGGGTTTACGGTATGGTACAAGGTGTTGGGTTTAGGAAATTTGTTCAGATCCACGCTATGAGATTAGGAATAAAGGGATATGCTAAAAACTTACCAGACGGTACGGTAGAAGTAGTTGCGGAAGGCCATGAAGAGGCCTTAAGTAAGTTATTGGAATATATAAAAAGAGGGCCACCGTTAGCTGAAGTAGAAAAAGTCGACTATAAATTTATAGAATATAAGGGAGAATTTAAAGACTTTGAGACTTATTAAGTAAATTAAAAGCTTATAAAGTATAAGAAACATTTAAATGCTTAGGTGCTTTTGATGCACCAATGGTAAGAGCAGAAGATATTTTACCTAAATATTGGTATAATATAATTCCAGATTTACCTAAGCCTTTACCTCCTCCAAGGGACCCCCAAGGTGCTGATTTCTCAAGAATTGATTTGCTAAGAAGTATATTGCCCAAGGAAGTATTAAGGCAACAATTTACTATAGAGAGATATGTAAGAATTCCAGAAGAAGTTAGAGATAGATATTTATCTATAGGTAGACCTACTCCTTTATTTAGAGCTAAGAGATTAGAAGAATTTTTGAAAACACCTGCTAAGATTTATTTTAAATTTGAAGGTGCAACTCCAACTGGTTCTCATAAAATTAACACAGCTATACCTCAAGCTTACTTTGCAAAGGAAGAGGGGATAGAACATGTTGTTACAGAAACCGGTGCGGGTCAATGGGGTACTGCAGTAGCATTAGCAGCTAGTATGTATAGCATGAAGAGTTCAATATTTATGGTAAAGGTTAGTTATGAGCAAAAACCAATGAGGAGAAGTATAATGCAATTATATGGGGCTGAAGTTTATGCAAGTCCAACTATGTTAACAGATTTTGGTAGAAAGATTCTGGAACAAAACCCTCAACATCCTGGTTCTTTAGGAATAGCCATGAGTGAAGCAATAGAGTACGCCCTAAAGAACGAATTTAGGTATTTAGTTGGTAGTGTTTTAGACGTGGTTCTTTTACACCAAAGCGTAATTGGTCAAGAGACTATAGCTCAATTAGACTATCTGGGAGAAGAGGCAGATATTTTAATTGGTTGTGTAGGAGGCGGTAGTAATTTTGGTGGTTTTGTTTATCCCTTTATAGGTAATAAGAGAGGTTCAAAATATATCGCTGTTGGGTCTGCCGAAATTCCTAAATTTAGTAAAGGTGAATATAAGTATGATTTTCCAGATTCTGCTGGACTGCTACCATTAGTAAAAATGATAACATTGGGTAAGGACTACGTTCCTCCACCAATTTATGCTGGAGGGCTTAGATACCACGGAGTAGCACCTACTCTAAGCTTACTTATGAAAGAGGGAATAATTGAATGGAAAGAATATACAGAAAGAGAGATATTTGAAGCCGCAAAAATATTTATGCAGACGCAAGGAATTGTTCCTGCTCCAGAATCAGCTCATGCAATAAAAGCTGTAATAGATGAAGCAATACTAGCAAGAAAAGAAGATGAAAAGAAAGTAATAGTCTTTAATTTAAGTGGACATGGTCTTCTTGATTTATCTAACTATGAATCTATGATGAAAAGATGGGGGTGATGAGAAAATGCATAATAAATTGTTAGTTGTTTATATGACATTGGGCTATCCAGATGTTAATACTTTTATAGAGTTCATAAAAGGAGCTGTGAATTATGGAGCTGATGTACTCGAAATTGGAATACCACCTAAATATGCAAAATATGATGGTCCAGTCATAAGGAAAAGTTATGATGTAGTCAGATCTAAGATTAAAGATATTTGGAACGTATTAAACGAAGTAAGGAAAAACGTAAATATACCAATAGTTGCTTTAACTTACCTAGAGGATTGGATCAGTGAATTAGACCTATTTTTAAGCAAGTTAGAAAGTATAGGTGTCGATGGGGTGCTATTTCCTGATTTACTTATTGATTATATAGATAACTTTGATGAGTATGTTAAGGTAGTTAAAAATAGGGGTCTAAAAAACGTTATTTTCACTTCTCCTTCAGTTCCAGATTCTTTAATTCAGAAGGTTTCAAAGATTAGTGATATATTTCTATATTATGGAGTGAGGCCAACAACTGGCATACCTATACCAGTTTCTGTAAAGCAATTAATTAGCAGGGTCAGAAATCTTGTTGAGAATAAATTAGTGGTAGGGTTTGGTTTATCAGATGAAAAAGATCTAAGAGATGCTTTGTATGCAGGAGCTGATGGCATAGCTATCGGAACCTTATTTATTGAGGAAATAGAAAAGAATGGGATAAATAAATCTTTGGAATTAGTTAAAAAATTTAGGGGGATTTTAGATGAATTTTAATGAGATATTAAAAAAACTAATAAATAAAAATAATTTAACAATAGATGAGGCTGAGGAGCTAGCTAAATCTATAATTAAGGGAGAAATTCCTGAAATCTTAACGTCAGCAATCCTAGTTGCGTTGAGGATGAAAGGAGAAAGTAAGAGTGAGATAATAGGTTTCGCTAAAGCGATGAGGGAATTGGCAGTTAAAATTAACTTACCTAATGCAGTTGATACTGCAGGTACGGGTGGAGATGGTTTAGGCACAGTTAATGTTAGTACAGCTACTGCGTTTTTACTTAGTATGGTAAATCCAGTTGCTAAACATGGAAATAGAGCTATTAGTGGAAAGAGCGGTAGTGCTGACGTATTAGAGGCTTTAGGCTATAACATTAATGTAAGTCCAGAAAGGGCTAAAGAGCTCATAACTAAGGTTAATTTCGTTTTCTTATTTGCTCCACTTTATCATCCTGCTATGAAAAACGTAGCTAATATTAGAAGGGTTCTAGGCATTAGGACTATATTTAATATTTTAGGCCCATTGACAAATCCAGCAGGCGTAAAATATCAATTAATGGGAGTATTTTCTAAAGAGTACTTAGATTTATTAGCAGATAGTGTATGTGAATTAGATTTCAATAAAGTTATATTAGTGCATGGAGAACCTGGTATAGACGAAGTTAGTCCTTTAGGTAAGACATATTTATATTTAGTTCATAAATCTAATATAGAAAAAATAACTGTTAGTCCATCAGATTTCAAAATTTCATCTATTCCAATAGATAAATTAATAGTAGATTCACCAGAAGATTCAGCGATCAAAATCCTTCGAGCTATTCTAGGTAAAGATGAGTACGTCGAAAAATTTATAAAGATTAATACTGCAGTTGGACTTTATCTTTTAGATAAAGTTAGTGATTTTAAAGAAGGCTATGAATACGCTGGCTATCTAATGACTAAGGCAATGGATAAAATAACTGAGATTATATCTAGCAATGGCGATATAAATAAGTTAAAAATTTTAATGGCGAGAGTTAATGGCAATTGAATTAAAAATTTGTGGAAACGCTACAATTTCTGATGTAATAGAACTATCGAAACTTGATGTAGATTATATAGGCATAGTTACAGATCCGATAAGTCCTAGATTTGTTAAACGAGAATTTCTATCAATAGTTAAAAAGTATACAAATAAGCCCATAGTAAGTGTTAAAGTTAACGGAGATATTAGCGAGATACTTAAGGATTTAAGCGTTGTAGAATACGTTCAGATACATCGAATTTTAACTGATTCAGAACTAGAATTACTTAGATCTTATGATACGCGACGATTAATTTTATATGTACCTGCCTCCTTAGAATATAAAAGTTATTTGAGGAAAGTCATTAATATAACTGAAAAGATATTAATAGATTCCATAAAAAAGGGTATTGAGATAGATATAAATATAGTTAAAGAAATATTTAAGGATTATCCTAATTTAGGCGTGGGAGGAAAGATTAACTTGAGTAATATTAGTAATTTTATAGGTTTAAATCCTAAATGGATAGATATTTCTAGTAGTGTAGAAATTTATCCTGGAAAGAAATCTATTGAAAAGGTTAAAAAAATTATAGAGGTAATAAAATATGGAAATATACACGATAAGTGATTTTGCCTCACCATTTGAAGTCTTTAGATGCATAGAAAGAAATTATGGGATAGCAGCGTTATTGGAAAGTATTGTAGGACCTCAGTATAAGTCAAGGTATAGTATCATTGCATGGGGGAGTAAAGATTACATTAAAGTATATGATGATCCATTAGACATCTTGCCTAATCATTTAAAAAACGCTGAACACTTAGAAATTCCAGGGTTATTCAAGGGAGGGATGATAGGTTATATTAGTTATGATGCGGTAAGATTTTGGGAGAAGATAAAAGATTTAAAACCAGTAGCCGAAGATTGGCCTTATGCTGAATTCTTCATTCCAAATAATATTGTAGTCTATGATCATAATGAGGGTAAGGTTTATGTAAATGCTGATTTGTCTCAAATACCTAACTGCAATGATCTTAGCGATTTTAAGGTTAGTTTTTACGATGAATCTCTAAATAAAGAAAATTATATGAAAATAGTTTCTGATACATTAGAGTATATTCGTTCAGGCTATGCATTTCAAGTTGTATTATCTAGATTTTATAGATATTTATTCAGTGGAGATCCATTAAAAATATATTATAATTTAAGGAAGATTAATCCTTCTCCTTACATGTTCTATCTCAAATTTAATGATAGATATTTAATAGGTTCTAGTCCAGAATTATTATTTAGAGTACAATCCAGCATAGTTGAAAGTTATCCCATAGCTGGTACTAGACCTAGAGGTAATGATAAGGAAGAGGATCTCAAATATGAATTAGAATTATTAAATTCAGAAAAGGATAGGGCTGAACATTTAATGTTAGTGGATTTAGCTAGAAATGATTTAGGTAAAGTTTGTGTGGCTGGTACAGTTAAAGTACCGGAGTTAATGTTTATAGAGAAATATAGTCATGTTCAGCATATAGTATCGAAAGTCATAGGTACTTTAAAGAAGAAATATAACGCGTTTGATGTACTAGCAGCTACTTTCCCCGCAGGTACAGTAAGTGGTGCACCGAAACCTATGGCAATGAACATCATAGAAACATTAGAGGAATATAAGAGAGGACCATACGCTGGGGCAGTAGGGTTTATCTCTACTAACGGCGATGCAGAGTTTGCAATAACTATAAGAACTGCTTTTCTAAATAAAGACATACTAAGGATCCATGCAGGCGCTGGTATAGTTTATGATTCTAATCCTGAATCCGAGTATTATGAAACTGAACATAAATTAAAGGCATTAAAAGTTGCTATAGGGGTGGAATAATTGGACTTGACCTTAATAATAGATAATTATGATAGCTTTGTATATAATATTGCTCAAGCAGTAGGAGAGTTGGGTAGTTATCCGATAGTAATTAGAAATGATGAGATAAGCATAAAAGGTATAGAAAGGATAAATCCAGATAGGATTATAATATCTCCAGGGCCTGGAACTCCAGAAAAAAGGGAAGACATAGGAATAACGTTAGATGTTATCAAGCATTTTGGGAAAAAAATTCCAATATTAGGAATATGCTTAGGTCATCAATCAATAGGATACGCTTTCGGTGCTAAAATAAGGAGAGCTAGAAAAGTTTTTCACGGAAAAATCAGCAATATAATTATAATAAACTCGCAGCCTCCTCCACTATATTTAAGCCTTCCTAAGGAATTTAAAGCTACTAGGTATCATAGTTTAGTTGTAGATGATGTAAAACCACCCTTAGTTATAGATGCAATCTCGAAAGAAGATAATGAAATTATGGCAATACATCATGAAGAATATCCAATCTTTGGCGTTCAATTTCATCCCGAAAGTGTTGGAACACCAGAGGGACAGAAGATATTTTATAATTTTTTGAATAGGTTATGATGTATGCCTAGGTATTTAAAAGGTTGGTTAAAAGATGTTGTAGATTTATCATTGAGGAGGACACCTATTAGTATTTCTAGACAAAGACCGTTATTTTCGTTATATAATAGAATTATCGAGTTTAATAAGTCTAAAATTAATGCAATTATAGCAGAATATAAACGTAGATCTCCATCCGGTTTAGATATAGAAAGAGATCCAATAGAGTATTCGAAAATTATGGAAAAATATGCTGTTGGTCTTAGTATTCTAACTGAAGAAAAATATTTTGGTGGATCTTATGATATTTTGAGGAAAATATCTAGTAATGTTTCCATACCTATACTCATGAAAGACTTTATCGTAAAGGAGTCTCAAATAGATGACGCTTTTAACTTAGGTGCTGACACTGTATTATTAATAGTTAAAATATTAACGGAAAGGGAACTTGAAAGTCTTATTAATTACGCAAGAAGTTATAAAATGGAACCTTTAGTAGAAGTTAATGATGAGAAGGATTTAGAGATTGCATTAAGAGTTGGTGCTAAAATGATAGGAGTTAATTCCAGGAATCTAGAAACGTTATTAATAGATAAAGAGAAGCAAAGAAAAATTCTAGAAATGATACCATCTAATGTAATCAAAGTAGCCGAAAGCGGTATTTCGGAGAAAAAGGAAATAGAGGAGTTAAGCAAACTGGGGGTAAATGCGTTCCTAATAGGCACTACATTAATGAAAAATCCAGAAAAGATTAAAGAATTTATATGATAGTTTTCATTTAATATTGTGACCTCAATATTTGATTTTAACGCAAATATCTCGCAGTTAAGCGGTGAGAGTACTTTACTATATAAAGAAATAGCAAAAAAAGTGGAGAAGACTAAAAAATTAAAGATTATCGACTTCGGAATTGGACAACCAGACGTAGTTACTTTTAAACGAATAAGGGAAGCAGCCAAGAGCGCCTTAGATGAAGGCTTCACTTCATATACCTCAGCTTTAGGTATAGACGAATTAAGAATTAAAATAGCTGAATATTTAAATAATCGATATAGCACTGATGTCAAGAAAGAGGAAGTTATTGTAACTCCAGGTGCTAAAACTGCTCTTTTCCTATCCTTTATCCTTTATGTAAATCCAGGTGATGAAGTTATATTATTTGATCCCTCATTTTATTCATATTCAGAAGTAGTTAAATTATTGGGTGGGAAACCAATTTATGTTAATTTAAAATGGGATAAATCAGAGGGTTTTTCTATTGACGTAAGAGACCTAGAGAATAAGATAACTAAAAAAACTAAGATGATAGTTTTTAATAATCCGCATAATCCCACTGGTACGTTATTCTCTTCATCAGATGTTGAAAAAATAATTAATATAGCAAAGGATAATAAATTATTATTATTATCTGATGAAATTTATGATAATTTTATCTATGAAGGTAGAATGAAAAGTGTATTAGAAGATAGTGATTGGAGGGATTTCGTGCTTTATATAAACGGTTTCAGTAAAACGTTCTCTATGACTGGATGGAGATTAGGATATGTAGTTGCTAGGGAGGATATAATAAATAAAATGGGCATACTAGCTGCAAATATCTACACATGTCCTACAAGTTTTGCGCAAAAAGCCGCAGTAAAAGCTTTTGAAACATTTGATGAAGTTAATGAGATGGTCAAATTATTTAGAAAAAGAAGGGATCTAATATATGAAGAGCTTAATAAAATTAAGGAGATTAAAGTTTCTAAACCTAATGGTGCCTTCTATATATTTCCAAATATAGGGGATATTCTTCAAATGAAGAACATAGATGTAAAAACTTTCGCCATAAAGCTTATTGAAGAGAAAGGTGTAGTTACGATACCAGGCGAGGTATTTCCATTAAATATAGGTAGACAATTCTTGAGATTAAGTTTTGCAGTAGACGAAAATATTATTAAAGAGGGTGTAAATAGAATTAGAGAATTTATAGAAGGAATGATGAATACCCGATAGTATGAAAAATGATTTAAACTCCCATGGGCTGATTATTGGCTTTATTTATTTCTACTTTTTCTTCATTTGATTCTATAGTTTCTAAATTTACTATTTTTAATGTCTTCTTTAGATCATCTTCTACGATTTTAATATTCTCAATAAATTTTTTGCTAGCATATAATTTTACATAAACTGGAGTATTCATTGATAATCTATTCTTTATTTTCTCTGATCTTACCATTGAGTTGAATTTCTTTATACTACTTCCTATTTCTTCTACCCTTGGATCTTCTTGAATATCATCAACTTTCGGTAATTCCTCTAATAATATACTTTTCTTATAACCAAATAGTCTATGATATATTTCTTCAGTTATATGCGGTGCTATAGGATGTAGCAATACAATTATATCTCTTATTATTCTTTGAACCGTGTATTTAGCCGAGATGTCGTTTTCAAATAGTCTATGTTTTATCATTTCTAAGTACTCATCTGCTACTATTTCCCAGAAATAGTTATATAATTCTTGAATTACTATATAGAAATCATAATTTTTATATGCAGTAATTACTTTATTTACAAATTTTTTATGTTCGTGTAATATCCATTGATCTATTATATGTATTTTCTCTGGCTTCTCTATCTTTGTTTTAGCTATGAAAGGATATACTAATCTGCTTGCATTCCATAATTTCTGTAATAACATTTTCTTACCTTTAACTGTATCCCATTTAAATGGAAAATCATCACCTATGCTAGCATCTAATAAAGCCATTCTAATAGCATCTGCTCCAAATTCGTTAATTCTATCCATTGGTGATACTACATTTCCCTTACTTTTACTCATTCTTGTTCCATCTGGGCCTAATACCTGACCATTAATTAACACGTTAGTAAATGGTATATTATTAGTTAGTATTAATGTTCTAAAGAAAGTATAAAATAGCCAAGTTCTAATAATATCAGTTCCTTGTAATCTTAATGAAGTTGGAAATGTTTTACTGAAAAATTGACTATTTTCATAGAACTTTGTCAAGTAAAGTACAGTTACGCTAGAGTCTATCCATACATCTGCTACATCAGTAACGGGTTTTAGAGGTAAGCCACACTTAGGACATCTATCTACTGGCGGCTTAGTTTTTACTGGGTCTACTGGTAAATCCTCTTCCCTTGCTGGTATTAAATGTCCATTATTGCAGAACCAGAAGGGTAATGGTGTCCCATATACTCTCTGTCTACTGATATTCCAATCCCATTCTAAACTATTAATCCAATCTTCAAGATAATACGACATTCTACTAGGTTTGAATTTCATTTTCTTATATTCCTCTAGTAATTTAGGTTTGAATTTCAATACTTTTATATATATCTGTTTTTTAACTAAAAATTCTACTGGTGATAAACAATCGCTTCTCTCAGTATGGGAAAGTACGTTATGTTTTATACGTTCTACCTTAACTAAATATCCATTTTTCTCTAAAATTTCAATCATTTTCCTTTTAGCTTGTTCTATGCTTAATCCATCAAGTATACCATTTGTATTTATAATTCTTCCCTTTTCATCAATTATAACTTTAATTGGTAAATTATATTTTAATTGCCATTTTATATCTTGCGGATCTCCATAAGTGCTTATCATTACTGCGCCTGTTCCAAATTCCTTTTCTACAGCATCATCTGCAATGATTTTAACTTCAATATTAAATATTGGTACTATTGCAGTTTTCCCTATGAGGTTAATATACCTTGTATCATTTGGATTAACCGCTACAGCTTGAGTAGCAGCTAATAATTCTGGCCTTGTAGTTGCGATTATTATCTCTCCTCCTTCCTTTATAGGGAACTTTATATAGGCTAATATTCCCTCTTTTTCAAGATAACCAACTTCACTTTGAGCTAATGCTGTTTCGCATTTAGGACACCATATCACAGGCCCTTCTCTCATCTCTATTAAGTCCATCTTGTACATATCCAATAGACTTTTTTGTACAACTCTTCTATATTTTGGTTCATATGTTCTATATTCATATCTTTCCCATTCTGGTCTATAACCTAATCTAATCATAGCATCCTTCATTTTCTTTATCATATCTTCTGTCCATTCTATACATTTTTCTAGAAATAATTGTCTATTTTCTTTTGGAATGCCCAATTTATATTGAACTTTTAATTCTGTAGGGAGGCCTTGTGTATCCCATCCTTGCGGTAATAGTACATTATAACCTTCTAATCTCTTAAATCTACCTATTGTATCGGCTATTGTTACCCAATAAGCATGTCCCATGTGAAGTTCTCCACTAGTAAACGGAGGCGGCGTATCTATGACAAATACAGGAGATTTTGTGTCTTCTTCTTTAAATCTGAATACATCTCTCCAATAGTCCTCTCTTAACCATATTTTTTGCCACTTCTCTTCTATTTCTTTAGGATTATAATGTTTAGGCCATTCCTCCATTTTCTTAACTATTTCATCTTGATTTAACAATAAGTTACCACCTTGTGATGTGCTTTTACATAAATATAAAGTCATACGATTTATAAAATTTCGGAATGAAAGTTGCAATATTAGGTGGCGGAGTAGCAGGTTCTACTTTAGCTTATTTATTATCAAGGGTTAATTATGATGTAACAATTTTCGATATTAGCCAAAATTACATAAAACCTTGTGGAGATATAGTCCCTAATGTATATTCTCCCCCATATAATTGGCCTCAGACCTTTAGGATAAAAAGGTTCTCTTTTTACATAGATGGAGAAAGAATATATGACGTAGAGTATAATCATACTAAATGGCTAGTAATAGACAAATGGGAATGGATAAATAAAATGA
The genomic region above belongs to Saccharolobus caldissimus and contains:
- a CDS encoding inositol-3-phosphate synthase codes for the protein MIRVAIAGLGNCASMLIQGIEYYKLKGDNYYDGLITPEIGGYKITDIEIVAAFDVSKNKIGKDISEAIFEPPNITPKIVDIQKKGIRVSPGPVLDGVAPHMVNVFNPIYDGSIENVIDELKSSKAEILVNLLPVGSEKATRTYANIALLSGTAFINAIPVFIASDPTGEFPRKFKEKNLPLAGDDIKSQLGATIFHRAITSLFRMRGVSVEETYQLNVGGNTDFLNMKTEERLISKRISKTEAVTSTLDYGEEIKNEGKIRIGPSDYVPFLGNTKVAYIYVKGSGFAGLPVKIEASLEVDDKANCAAVLVDVIRAVKVALDRRIGGPLEKVSAFYFKHPPVQAKDDEEAYRWFKEFLEMRDM
- a CDS encoding acylphosphatase, which translates into the protein MLKRLYVRVYGMVQGVGFRKFVQIHAMRLGIKGYAKNLPDGTVEVVAEGHEEALSKLLEYIKRGPPLAEVEKVDYKFIEYKGEFKDFETY
- a CDS encoding TrpB-like pyridoxal phosphate-dependent enzyme, yielding MVRAEDILPKYWYNIIPDLPKPLPPPRDPQGADFSRIDLLRSILPKEVLRQQFTIERYVRIPEEVRDRYLSIGRPTPLFRAKRLEEFLKTPAKIYFKFEGATPTGSHKINTAIPQAYFAKEEGIEHVVTETGAGQWGTAVALAASMYSMKSSIFMVKVSYEQKPMRRSIMQLYGAEVYASPTMLTDFGRKILEQNPQHPGSLGIAMSEAIEYALKNEFRYLVGSVLDVVLLHQSVIGQETIAQLDYLGEEADILIGCVGGGSNFGGFVYPFIGNKRGSKYIAVGSAEIPKFSKGEYKYDFPDSAGLLPLVKMITLGKDYVPPPIYAGGLRYHGVAPTLSLLMKEGIIEWKEYTEREIFEAAKIFMQTQGIVPAPESAHAIKAVIDEAILARKEDEKKVIVFNLSGHGLLDLSNYESMMKRWG
- the trpA gene encoding tryptophan synthase subunit alpha; protein product: MHNKLLVVYMTLGYPDVNTFIEFIKGAVNYGADVLEIGIPPKYAKYDGPVIRKSYDVVRSKIKDIWNVLNEVRKNVNIPIVALTYLEDWISELDLFLSKLESIGVDGVLFPDLLIDYIDNFDEYVKVVKNRGLKNVIFTSPSVPDSLIQKVSKISDIFLYYGVRPTTGIPIPVSVKQLISRVRNLVENKLVVGFGLSDEKDLRDALYAGADGIAIGTLFIEEIEKNGINKSLELVKKFRGILDEF
- the trpD gene encoding anthranilate phosphoribosyltransferase codes for the protein MNFNEILKKLINKNNLTIDEAEELAKSIIKGEIPEILTSAILVALRMKGESKSEIIGFAKAMRELAVKINLPNAVDTAGTGGDGLGTVNVSTATAFLLSMVNPVAKHGNRAISGKSGSADVLEALGYNINVSPERAKELITKVNFVFLFAPLYHPAMKNVANIRRVLGIRTIFNILGPLTNPAGVKYQLMGVFSKEYLDLLADSVCELDFNKVILVHGEPGIDEVSPLGKTYLYLVHKSNIEKITVSPSDFKISSIPIDKLIVDSPEDSAIKILRAILGKDEYVEKFIKINTAVGLYLLDKVSDFKEGYEYAGYLMTKAMDKITEIISSNGDINKLKILMARVNGN
- a CDS encoding N-(5'-phosphoribosyl)anthranilate isomerase — translated: MAIELKICGNATISDVIELSKLDVDYIGIVTDPISPRFVKREFLSIVKKYTNKPIVSVKVNGDISEILKDLSVVEYVQIHRILTDSELELLRSYDTRRLILYVPASLEYKSYLRKVINITEKILIDSIKKGIEIDINIVKEIFKDYPNLGVGGKINLSNISNFIGLNPKWIDISSSVEIYPGKKSIEKVKKIIEVIKYGNIHDK
- a CDS encoding anthranilate synthase component I; amino-acid sequence: MEIYTISDFASPFEVFRCIERNYGIAALLESIVGPQYKSRYSIIAWGSKDYIKVYDDPLDILPNHLKNAEHLEIPGLFKGGMIGYISYDAVRFWEKIKDLKPVAEDWPYAEFFIPNNIVVYDHNEGKVYVNADLSQIPNCNDLSDFKVSFYDESLNKENYMKIVSDTLEYIRSGYAFQVVLSRFYRYLFSGDPLKIYYNLRKINPSPYMFYLKFNDRYLIGSSPELLFRVQSSIVESYPIAGTRPRGNDKEEDLKYELELLNSEKDRAEHLMLVDLARNDLGKVCVAGTVKVPELMFIEKYSHVQHIVSKVIGTLKKKYNAFDVLAATFPAGTVSGAPKPMAMNIIETLEEYKRGPYAGAVGFISTNGDAEFAITIRTAFLNKDILRIHAGAGIVYDSNPESEYYETEHKLKALKVAIGVE
- a CDS encoding aminodeoxychorismate/anthranilate synthase component II, whose translation is MDLTLIIDNYDSFVYNIAQAVGELGSYPIVIRNDEISIKGIERINPDRIIISPGPGTPEKREDIGITLDVIKHFGKKIPILGICLGHQSIGYAFGAKIRRARKVFHGKISNIIIINSQPPPLYLSLPKEFKATRYHSLVVDDVKPPLVIDAISKEDNEIMAIHHEEYPIFGVQFHPESVGTPEGQKIFYNFLNRL
- the trpC gene encoding indole-3-glycerol phosphate synthase TrpC, which gives rise to MPRYLKGWLKDVVDLSLRRTPISISRQRPLFSLYNRIIEFNKSKINAIIAEYKRRSPSGLDIERDPIEYSKIMEKYAVGLSILTEEKYFGGSYDILRKISSNVSIPILMKDFIVKESQIDDAFNLGADTVLLIVKILTERELESLINYARSYKMEPLVEVNDEKDLEIALRVGAKMIGVNSRNLETLLIDKEKQRKILEMIPSNVIKVAESGISEKKEIEELSKLGVNAFLIGTTLMKNPEKIKEFI
- a CDS encoding pyridoxal phosphate-dependent aminotransferase, which produces MTSIFDFNANISQLSGESTLLYKEIAKKVEKTKKLKIIDFGIGQPDVVTFKRIREAAKSALDEGFTSYTSALGIDELRIKIAEYLNNRYSTDVKKEEVIVTPGAKTALFLSFILYVNPGDEVILFDPSFYSYSEVVKLLGGKPIYVNLKWDKSEGFSIDVRDLENKITKKTKMIVFNNPHNPTGTLFSSSDVEKIINIAKDNKLLLLSDEIYDNFIYEGRMKSVLEDSDWRDFVLYINGFSKTFSMTGWRLGYVVAREDIINKMGILAANIYTCPTSFAQKAAVKAFETFDEVNEMVKLFRKRRDLIYEELNKIKEIKVSKPNGAFYIFPNIGDILQMKNIDVKTFAIKLIEEKGVVTIPGEVFPLNIGRQFLRLSFAVDENIIKEGVNRIREFIEGMMNTR